A window from Leptospira wolffii serovar Khorat str. Khorat-H2 encodes these proteins:
- a CDS encoding DUF1304 domain-containing protein, whose protein sequence is MIVTARILATLVGLLHVWIFIMESVLWMKPRIHRRFGVTDTKSAEAMKTVFLNQGFYNLFLAVGALFGAIFFDSFPSYAPAILIFSCLSVFGAGLVLVVSKPAMARAGIIQGLPPLIAVILIALSLQQ, encoded by the coding sequence ATGATAGTAACGGCAAGAATACTAGCTACACTCGTAGGTTTATTGCATGTTTGGATTTTCATTATGGAAAGCGTCCTATGGATGAAGCCCAGAATCCACAGAAGATTCGGAGTCACGGACACTAAGTCCGCGGAGGCGATGAAAACCGTATTTTTAAACCAGGGATTTTATAATTTATTTCTGGCAGTCGGAGCCTTATTCGGTGCGATCTTTTTCGATTCGTTTCCGTCTTACGCGCCTGCGATTCTTATATTCTCCTGCTTATCGGTGTTCGGTGCAGGACTCGTGTTGGTCGTTTCCAAGCCTGCGATGGCTAGAGCCGGGATCATCCAAGGATTACCTCCTTTGATTGCTGTGATCTTGATAGCTCTATCTTTACAGCAGTAA
- a CDS encoding SpoIIE family protein phosphatase, with protein sequence MLKIILLKGSSMFGRLGKFSAPFILPRICSWSFVSRTILYLLILFLIPFPIFSENIQKIESFDRIVSLDSDSNHSWELSEEKLNPKEYSDRFLEGEANSIKTEAYEVPGVHLATSESVEKVYLIKKFVAPETWKAAGLSVRLGTLSDKDRTYLNGVLIGETGDMNSSLPQAYDKIRIYPISPSLIRKGKENILIVEVKKFFHPEVGIEQDRTEIGDTELIRKDYYGTEYSKIALLMIYLTVGGYFLFLFLRRRTDTENLYFGLFTIFLVLYQFLRNQLKYELGIPFLYMKKTEYIILTALIPIFANFIRSYFKFPRGRFVNLLDGIYAVFVLLYVFSNDVIFYDKLNNSVVQYGWATYVALIFNYLVRKIRNKDRDAILILFGVSIVVLSALLDTLSTRNILVLPRTVGYTFFFFIISIATILANKFVRLNEQVEELNEHLENKVEERTKELNESLENLNRLKTQQDGDYFLTSLLIQPLFTNKSSSSYLSVDFFSKQKKSIRFKQKNYEIGGDISISGNISIGGDMYTVFVNGDAMGKSIQGAGGALVMGTVFQSILSRTNRNGGYSRSPESWLRESFLELQSIFESFDGSMYISTVIGLLNEKTGGLFYINAEHPWPVLYRDGKADFMDSELTLRKIGIPGNEESFNVKFFQLKKGDILILGSDGKDDILIGNDERGRIVNEDESRFLRTVEAADGVLKKIYDETVQFGELTDDFTLVRLEYLAEPQAKNSSLREVLDKARDLYKNKSYEFVKTYLQGFSSVFSEEEEFLLMLGKSYLKLKDYPSASRTFERAAGLKPKRLELQYYASYSYKLNKDFLKAEHFGKNAFDLDSRLLPNLINLADIYKSLNLNEEAKRFVRKAEEIDPNHPGLLRLKDVF encoded by the coding sequence ATGCTAAAAATAATCTTACTTAAGGGGTCCTCGATGTTCGGTCGTCTCGGAAAGTTTTCCGCTCCTTTTATCCTTCCAAGAATTTGTTCATGGAGTTTTGTCTCTCGAACAATTTTATACCTTCTTATTCTCTTTCTAATCCCATTTCCGATTTTTTCGGAGAATATTCAAAAAATAGAATCTTTCGATCGGATCGTGAGCTTGGATTCGGATTCGAATCATTCTTGGGAACTTTCCGAGGAAAAACTAAATCCAAAAGAGTATTCCGATAGATTTCTGGAAGGAGAAGCGAATTCGATAAAAACGGAGGCCTACGAGGTCCCGGGTGTGCATCTTGCCACTTCGGAATCCGTGGAAAAGGTGTATCTCATTAAGAAATTCGTCGCTCCCGAAACATGGAAGGCGGCAGGTCTATCCGTTCGTCTGGGCACTCTTAGCGATAAGGATAGAACCTATCTAAACGGAGTTCTAATCGGCGAGACTGGGGATATGAACTCCTCGTTGCCTCAGGCATATGATAAAATTCGGATCTATCCGATTTCCCCTTCTTTGATTCGGAAGGGTAAAGAGAATATACTGATCGTGGAAGTGAAAAAGTTCTTTCATCCCGAAGTGGGGATAGAACAGGATCGGACGGAAATCGGCGACACCGAATTGATACGAAAGGATTATTACGGTACGGAATATTCGAAAATCGCACTTTTGATGATCTACCTGACCGTAGGAGGGTATTTCCTATTCTTATTCCTGAGAAGAAGAACGGATACCGAGAACCTTTATTTCGGACTATTTACGATATTTCTAGTTCTTTATCAATTTTTAAGAAACCAATTAAAATACGAGCTGGGAATTCCGTTCTTATACATGAAAAAGACGGAATATATTATCCTGACGGCTCTGATTCCGATCTTCGCAAATTTTATCAGATCGTATTTTAAGTTTCCTAGAGGGAGATTCGTCAACCTTTTGGATGGAATCTACGCCGTTTTTGTTCTTCTTTATGTATTTTCAAACGATGTGATATTTTATGATAAGCTCAATAATTCGGTCGTGCAATACGGGTGGGCCACGTATGTAGCGCTCATATTTAATTATCTCGTTCGAAAGATCCGTAATAAGGACAGAGATGCGATTCTGATCCTATTCGGAGTATCCATAGTGGTTCTTTCGGCGCTCTTGGATACGTTGTCCACTCGAAATATTTTGGTACTTCCTAGGACCGTTGGGTATACTTTCTTTTTCTTTATTATCAGTATCGCCACGATCCTGGCTAACAAATTCGTCCGTCTGAACGAGCAGGTGGAGGAATTGAACGAACATCTGGAAAACAAGGTGGAAGAGAGAACCAAGGAGCTAAATGAATCTTTGGAAAACCTGAATCGTTTGAAAACGCAACAGGATGGGGATTATTTTCTCACTTCTCTTCTTATCCAACCGTTGTTTACAAATAAAAGTTCGAGCTCATACCTTAGCGTGGATTTCTTTTCCAAACAGAAAAAATCCATACGATTCAAGCAAAAGAATTACGAGATCGGAGGAGACATCAGTATCTCCGGAAATATCTCCATTGGGGGAGATATGTATACCGTATTCGTGAACGGAGACGCGATGGGAAAATCCATCCAGGGAGCGGGGGGCGCCTTGGTAATGGGGACCGTTTTCCAATCCATCCTAAGTAGGACCAATCGAAATGGTGGATATTCCAGATCTCCCGAGTCCTGGTTGAGAGAATCCTTTTTAGAATTGCAGAGTATTTTCGAATCTTTCGACGGCTCCATGTATATTTCCACCGTCATCGGATTGCTGAACGAAAAGACTGGTGGATTATTCTATATTAACGCGGAGCATCCCTGGCCCGTACTTTATCGGGACGGTAAGGCCGATTTTATGGATAGCGAATTGACTCTCAGGAAGATAGGGATTCCGGGAAATGAGGAGAGCTTTAACGTTAAATTCTTCCAATTGAAAAAGGGAGACATTTTAATTTTGGGCTCGGACGGTAAGGACGATATCCTAATCGGAAACGACGAACGGGGAAGAATTGTGAACGAAGACGAAAGTCGATTCCTAAGAACGGTGGAAGCGGCGGACGGAGTTTTGAAGAAAATCTACGATGAAACGGTTCAATTCGGGGAATTAACGGACGATTTCACGTTAGTCAGATTGGAATATCTGGCGGAGCCCCAAGCCAAAAATTCCTCCTTGCGGGAGGTTTTGGACAAGGCGCGGGATTTATACAAGAATAAATCCTACGAATTCGTAAAGACCTATCTGCAGGGATTTTCGAGCGTTTTCTCGGAGGAAGAGGAGTTCCTACTCATGTTGGGGAAATCCTATTTGAAACTTAAGGATTATCCTTCCGCATCGAGGACGTTCGAACGTGCGGCCGGTTTAAAACCGAAACGTTTGGAATTGCAATATTATGCGTCTTATTCTTACAAATTAAATAAGGATTTCCTAAAGGCGGAACATTTCGGAAAAAACGCCTTCGATCTGGACAGCCGCCTTTTGCCGAATCTAATCAATCTGGCGGATATTTATAAAAGCCTAAATCTCAACGAAGAAGCGAAGCGTTTCGTTAGGAAAGCGGAAGAAATCGATCCGAACCATCCGGGGCTTCTAAGACTCAAGGATGTTTTTTAG
- the dapB gene encoding 4-hydroxy-tetrahydrodipicolinate reductase, which produces MANKNRVSVVGASGRMGKAIIQVLSQSKLSELSASVVGKGSVYLGMDSGLHSGLKQNGILFTEDLAKAVSESDTVIDFSIREVLSDVLDVCVKAGKPLVVGTTGLIEEHKALLKQASKKIPIVYSPNMSIGVNLLFKLTEIAAKVMGDLADIEIQDIHHRHKKDAPSGTAEKLKSILLETLGRSESNVIHGRHGILPERDPKEIGIHTLRAGEVIGDHTVYFFTPEERVEISHKAQDRKTFAVGSVKAAEFLVGKKPELYDMFSVLGL; this is translated from the coding sequence TTGGCAAATAAGAATCGAGTCTCAGTCGTAGGAGCCTCCGGAAGAATGGGGAAGGCGATCATACAAGTGCTTTCCCAATCCAAACTCTCGGAGCTTTCCGCAAGCGTAGTCGGCAAAGGCTCGGTTTATCTGGGAATGGACTCCGGACTCCATTCCGGACTAAAGCAAAACGGAATTCTTTTCACGGAAGATCTTGCCAAAGCGGTTTCGGAATCGGATACAGTGATCGATTTCTCCATTCGGGAAGTTCTTTCCGACGTATTGGACGTATGCGTAAAAGCCGGAAAACCTTTGGTCGTAGGTACTACAGGCTTAATCGAAGAGCACAAGGCTCTCTTGAAGCAGGCGTCTAAAAAGATTCCCATCGTATATTCTCCGAATATGTCCATAGGCGTGAATCTTCTTTTCAAGCTGACCGAGATCGCCGCCAAAGTAATGGGAGATCTGGCGGATATAGAAATCCAGGACATCCATCACAGGCATAAGAAGGATGCTCCCTCCGGAACCGCGGAGAAATTAAAATCGATTCTTCTGGAAACCCTAGGACGCAGCGAGTCAAATGTTATACACGGTCGTCATGGAATTCTTCCCGAAAGGGACCCAAAAGAAATCGGAATCCATACATTGAGAGCCGGAGAGGTGATCGGGGATCATACGGTTTATTTTTTCACTCCCGAAGAAAGGGTGGAGATCTCTCATAAGGCCCAGGATCGCAAGACTTTTGCGGTAGGTTCCGTAAAAGCCGCCGAGTTTCTGGTAGGTAAGAAACCCGAATTGTATGATATGTTCTCGGTATTGGGTCTATAA
- a CDS encoding cysteine hydrolase family protein — MFRISILTLIVAFLIPFEENLKADPKPSLDPGKTAVLIMDYQNAIINGGYVKDPSQLVEKANRVLSVARKKGLPVIYIVVGFRPGYPEIHPNNSMFGAIKKSGGLGGKDPKALDIHPGVSPQAEDIIVTKHRVGAFLGTDLDMILRAKGVNTLVFFGIATSGVVLSTVRYSADADYKNIILTDLCSDRDPDVHRTLMEKVFPRQADLIGSDEFLDLLSSSSK, encoded by the coding sequence ATGTTTCGTATTTCAATTCTAACTTTGATCGTCGCTTTCCTAATTCCTTTCGAGGAAAATTTAAAGGCGGATCCCAAACCTTCCTTGGATCCAGGAAAGACCGCCGTTTTGATCATGGACTACCAAAACGCGATCATTAACGGCGGCTATGTAAAGGACCCGAGCCAACTTGTAGAGAAGGCGAATCGGGTTCTCTCCGTCGCCCGCAAAAAGGGTTTACCGGTCATCTATATCGTCGTAGGATTCCGTCCGGGATATCCGGAGATTCATCCGAATAATTCGATGTTCGGTGCGATCAAGAAATCGGGCGGCCTAGGAGGAAAGGATCCCAAGGCGTTGGATATTCATCCCGGAGTTTCCCCCCAAGCGGAAGATATCATCGTCACCAAACATAGGGTAGGGGCTTTCCTAGGAACCGACCTGGATATGATTCTTAGAGCGAAAGGAGTAAATACCTTGGTATTCTTCGGAATCGCCACCAGCGGGGTGGTTCTTTCCACCGTCCGGTATTCCGCGGATGCGGATTACAAAAATATAATCCTAACGGATCTATGTTCCGATCGGGATCCGGACGTGCACAGGACTTTAATGGAGAAAGTCTTTCCGAGACAGGCGGATCTGATAGGTTCCGACGAATTTCTGGATCTTCTCTCATCTTCTTCCAAATAA
- the dapA gene encoding 4-hydroxy-tetrahydrodipicolinate synthase gives MFRGVFTAIITPFKNGKIDYDAYFSLLDKQIQAGVSGVVPAGTTGESPTLSHEEHAELIRETVKHVKKRILVVAGTGSNSTREAVELTQAACKDGVDGILQVNPYYNKPTQEGLFQHFKEVADHSSVPVMLYNIPGRTSVNLLPETVLRLSEHPKIRSMKEATGDLGQMSKLISLVDDKFTVLSGDDNLTLPLLALGGAGVVSVISNIFPGSLVKLVNSFQNGDLKTAQKIHYDFIDFFSLAFLETNPIPIKAVMHWNGYCSGEIRLPMTVLSSGPGADKLKKTVSDLLAKGYN, from the coding sequence ATGTTTCGAGGCGTATTTACTGCCATCATCACCCCCTTTAAAAACGGAAAAATCGATTACGATGCGTATTTTTCCCTTCTGGACAAACAGATCCAGGCGGGGGTCAGCGGGGTGGTTCCTGCGGGAACCACGGGAGAATCTCCTACTCTTTCTCATGAAGAACACGCGGAGCTGATCCGCGAAACCGTAAAGCATGTCAAGAAGCGCATTCTAGTCGTAGCGGGAACCGGATCCAATTCTACTCGGGAAGCGGTGGAACTCACACAGGCGGCCTGCAAGGACGGAGTGGACGGGATCCTTCAGGTCAACCCTTACTATAATAAGCCCACGCAAGAAGGACTTTTCCAACACTTCAAAGAAGTGGCGGACCATTCTTCCGTTCCTGTCATGCTCTATAATATTCCGGGCAGAACTTCCGTGAATCTTTTGCCGGAGACGGTGCTTCGCCTTTCCGAGCATCCTAAGATTCGTTCTATGAAAGAAGCCACGGGAGATCTGGGCCAGATGTCCAAATTGATTTCCTTGGTGGACGACAAGTTTACCGTACTTTCCGGAGACGATAATTTGACTCTTCCTCTTCTTGCATTAGGCGGGGCGGGCGTGGTTTCCGTTATCTCCAATATCTTTCCGGGGAGTTTGGTCAAACTCGTAAACTCTTTCCAAAACGGGGATTTGAAAACGGCCCAAAAGATCCATTACGATTTCATTGACTTCTTCTCTCTAGCATTCTTGGAGACCAACCCGATTCCTATCAAGGCGGTCATGCATTGGAACGGTTATTGTTCCGGGGAGATCCGACTTCCTATGACCGTTTTGAGTTCCGGGCCGGGCGCGGATAAACTGAAAAAGACGGTTTCGGATCTATTAGCGAAAGGTTATAATTAA
- a CDS encoding YbbR-like domain-containing protein: protein MLKALLNNWQAKLASVALATLFYFNLQNSKILSKEVNVKIEYPKLSSGLVVSKSSDQTVPVKVEGVREYVNFYSPSLKAYIPAVDLRPGENIVNVTRIGGAPAGLRVTLLRSSVKVIVESNVSRTAELDQKFVGEPPKDYVKSSHFISPANLVVVGNPSQFEKLGKLSLPPISLKDKTKTFVTKYKVPDLPPGLRYRDNIKEVTVTVNIIADSSTPGESIVLGVPVKCDNLDKNLEAEFSEQEVSVKLQSKTPLRSIQIIKGLSARVVCSHKYDPKTKKILPDNKPVMAKVRLDKDNKSLKSVEIQGVFPDRISILYRVRPDLGQNGGNGSDGSDGNSDSGLDEPLPEPEEE, encoded by the coding sequence GTGCTTAAGGCTTTATTGAATAACTGGCAGGCAAAGCTTGCGTCCGTGGCTCTCGCCACCCTCTTTTATTTTAATTTACAGAATTCTAAAATTCTATCCAAAGAAGTGAACGTTAAGATCGAGTATCCCAAACTTTCTTCGGGACTCGTGGTTTCCAAATCCTCCGACCAAACCGTACCTGTGAAAGTGGAAGGGGTTCGGGAATACGTGAACTTCTATTCTCCTTCCTTGAAGGCCTATATTCCCGCGGTGGATTTGCGTCCCGGGGAGAATATAGTAAACGTCACTCGTATCGGAGGCGCTCCCGCCGGCCTAAGGGTGACTCTTCTTAGAAGCTCCGTCAAGGTGATTGTGGAGTCCAATGTGAGCCGCACCGCGGAGCTGGACCAGAAATTCGTCGGAGAACCTCCCAAGGATTATGTGAAGTCTTCCCATTTCATTTCTCCCGCGAATTTAGTCGTGGTAGGAAATCCTTCCCAATTCGAAAAACTGGGAAAATTATCCCTACCTCCGATCTCACTCAAGGATAAGACCAAGACCTTCGTCACAAAATACAAGGTTCCGGATCTTCCTCCGGGACTAAGATACAGGGATAATATCAAAGAAGTCACGGTTACTGTGAATATCATCGCGGATTCTTCCACTCCGGGGGAGAGCATTGTACTCGGGGTTCCTGTCAAATGCGATAATTTGGACAAGAATCTGGAGGCGGAATTCTCCGAGCAGGAAGTCTCCGTGAAATTGCAGTCCAAGACTCCTCTTCGTAGTATCCAAATCATCAAGGGCCTGTCCGCCAGAGTCGTTTGTTCTCATAAATACGATCCCAAGACCAAGAAGATCCTTCCGGACAATAAGCCGGTCATGGCAAAGGTGCGCTTGGATAAGGACAATAAGAGTCTGAAATCCGTGGAGATCCAGGGAGTTTTTCCGGATAGAATTTCCATTCTTTACAGAGTGCGTCCGGATCTGGGCCAAAATGGAGGAAACGGTTCCGACGGTTCCGATGGAAATTCTGATTCCGGATTGGACGAGCCTCTGCCGGAGCCGGAAGAAGAATGA
- a CDS encoding MFS transporter → MILFYYISSILGLLAGNMFNYTAIILAQSISPSDTFSGWVFFCVCAPLLFLSFTAGRFLDKYSRKWVLAGAQLSMAFGSGFAALGLEFGWIGPESPYPLLVSSVLSGIGLTFVMPGRFAILGDLVDHSKIGKHSVWLNTLVLFGYGLAPLVAGFLRHSFPFPVVFLGIGSAYLTSVFLLLLLPISSGDRKTSSRIGLKETWEYLERSELVKQFLLMMGTVVLLVGPVQVLLPKYAKEILGLGEAERGAILTSLGIGLVLGGMLTSFLHSFRRKGHILFGAALVSSLLFSLLPFLSDSLPFTAALLFVFGFLTGVIITLIPVGIQQHTENHIRGRILSMYSLVFLIVPAVTGILSGFFSDRIGIPSTFVWAGFLEMGALIYMSWRMDQIRERY, encoded by the coding sequence GTGATTTTATTCTATTATATCTCCTCCATTTTGGGGCTTTTGGCCGGGAATATGTTCAATTATACGGCTATTATCCTCGCCCAAAGCATTTCACCTTCTGATACTTTTTCCGGTTGGGTATTCTTTTGCGTTTGCGCGCCCCTGCTTTTCTTGAGTTTTACTGCCGGAAGATTTTTGGATAAATATTCCCGAAAATGGGTATTGGCGGGGGCCCAATTGTCCATGGCTTTCGGATCCGGGTTCGCCGCATTGGGGCTGGAGTTCGGATGGATCGGTCCCGAATCTCCCTATCCGCTTCTAGTTTCATCCGTGCTTTCCGGCATAGGTCTTACTTTCGTGATGCCTGGTAGATTTGCGATACTCGGAGATTTGGTGGACCATTCTAAAATAGGAAAGCATAGCGTTTGGTTGAACACTCTTGTACTCTTCGGTTACGGATTGGCGCCCCTCGTCGCAGGATTCTTGCGCCATTCTTTTCCTTTTCCCGTGGTTTTTTTAGGAATCGGTTCCGCCTATCTAACGAGCGTATTTCTTTTACTTTTACTTCCGATTTCGAGCGGAGACAGAAAAACTTCTTCTAGGATCGGACTAAAGGAGACCTGGGAGTATTTGGAGAGATCGGAATTGGTGAAACAGTTCCTACTCATGATGGGAACCGTAGTCTTGTTAGTCGGTCCGGTTCAGGTACTTCTTCCTAAATATGCGAAAGAAATTCTAGGTTTGGGAGAAGCGGAAAGGGGGGCAATCCTGACTTCCTTGGGGATCGGCTTGGTTCTTGGGGGAATGTTGACTTCTTTCCTTCATAGTTTCCGCAGAAAAGGGCATATTCTTTTCGGTGCGGCCCTCGTAAGCAGCCTACTTTTTTCTCTTCTTCCGTTTCTTTCCGACAGCCTTCCTTTTACGGCGGCGCTTCTTTTTGTATTCGGTTTCTTAACGGGAGTGATCATCACTCTTATCCCGGTGGGAATCCAACAACATACGGAAAATCATATACGAGGCAGAATTCTCTCCATGTACAGTCTCGTGTTTTTGATCGTCCCGGCAGTTACCGGAATTCTATCCGGCTTCTTCTCGGACCGGATCGGAATTCCTTCTACTTTCGTGTGGGCGGGTTTTCTGGAAATGGGGGCCTTGATCTATATGAGCTGGAGAATGGACCAGATACGGGAAAGATACTGA
- a CDS encoding tetratricopeptide repeat protein produces the protein MVTESLKETLKFYNEGLQLYKNRKFKEAWELFKKAVEITPNDGPSKKYIGRCEAFIANPPPEDWDGVFEMKTK, from the coding sequence ATGGTCACCGAATCCCTCAAAGAAACTTTGAAATTCTATAACGAAGGTCTCCAGCTCTACAAGAACCGCAAGTTCAAGGAAGCCTGGGAACTGTTCAAAAAGGCCGTGGAAATCACTCCGAACGACGGGCCTTCCAAAAAATACATAGGACGTTGCGAAGCTTTCATCGCGAATCCGCCTCCGGAAGATTGGGACGGCGTATTCGAAATGAAGACGAAATAA
- a CDS encoding HEAT repeat domain-containing protein, producing MYNFFIKYLPFILCLFLSFCSGPPRPELLPETPEEAPPSIAQLEKDLQDKNPRLRAQAILELARRDERKHIPLARDWMKPGSEELTRAPAILALGIWKDRASLSRILDFLKPDSGIDPGTVLESIARMEDPSAGDRVASLLDGKDATLRLLAVDTLVRIGAKSSGKAILSAAKSNSDPEKAKTYAMALGKLNIRESESYLLDLARNSEPGPTLAASYLALGKIGSKNAVPVLVKALQADFEKGRENSTLALVEIKDPKSLPLVLPILEHPNREVRYRAADVLIGVSDTSFLPKIMEVLEKGSPSSKAPASHVLGRLKYLSAREKMEKIITDSNVPDREIVAQALGYLGDKRSIPILAKVLREDPGEAKYGAVWALGAIGSEDALPYVEEACLSQDRKLSKIASESLGMIASPKSLSLLDKKTQDFPDLASVTLSAIASIPGDEARSILEKYAESDNPNLHQVAVSQLSARKDRVSVPLLIRLLQEENPSRNRKLILSALKSVTGLKYSSKNEWINWYTLSNSKKHP from the coding sequence ATGTATAATTTTTTTATAAAATACCTTCCCTTTATTCTTTGTTTATTCCTATCCTTCTGTTCCGGGCCTCCCCGACCCGAATTGCTGCCTGAAACTCCGGAGGAAGCGCCTCCGAGCATAGCGCAATTGGAAAAGGATCTACAGGATAAGAACCCCAGATTACGGGCCCAAGCGATTTTAGAGCTCGCAAGAAGGGACGAAAGGAAGCACATTCCACTCGCAAGAGATTGGATGAAGCCCGGAAGCGAGGAACTTACCAGAGCCCCCGCAATCCTTGCCTTAGGAATATGGAAAGACAGAGCATCCCTTTCCCGAATCCTAGATTTTCTAAAACCCGACTCAGGAATCGACCCGGGAACCGTACTCGAATCCATAGCTCGAATGGAAGACCCAAGCGCAGGAGATAGGGTGGCCTCCCTTCTGGACGGCAAGGACGCCACTCTGCGCTTACTCGCAGTAGACACCCTGGTTCGAATCGGAGCAAAAAGCTCCGGAAAGGCGATCTTATCCGCGGCTAAATCGAACTCGGATCCGGAAAAAGCGAAAACCTACGCGATGGCATTAGGAAAACTGAATATTAGAGAGTCCGAGAGTTATCTTTTGGATTTGGCTAGAAATTCGGAACCGGGCCCTACTCTGGCGGCCTCATATTTGGCGCTCGGAAAAATCGGAAGTAAGAACGCCGTTCCCGTATTGGTAAAAGCTCTACAGGCGGATTTCGAGAAAGGCAGGGAAAATTCCACGCTCGCACTGGTGGAAATCAAGGATCCTAAATCTCTTCCACTCGTTCTACCGATCTTAGAACATCCGAACCGAGAAGTAAGATACAGGGCCGCCGACGTCCTGATCGGAGTTTCGGACACCTCCTTCCTACCTAAGATTATGGAAGTCTTAGAAAAAGGCTCCCCTTCTTCCAAGGCGCCCGCCTCCCATGTACTCGGAAGACTCAAGTATCTGTCCGCAAGGGAGAAGATGGAGAAAATCATAACCGACTCGAATGTTCCTGACAGAGAAATCGTAGCCCAGGCCTTGGGCTATTTAGGGGATAAAAGAAGCATTCCCATACTCGCAAAAGTCCTAAGGGAAGATCCGGGAGAAGCGAAATACGGAGCGGTTTGGGCCTTAGGCGCAATTGGCTCGGAAGATGCCTTACCGTATGTGGAAGAAGCATGCCTTTCCCAAGACAGAAAACTATCCAAGATCGCTTCCGAAAGTTTGGGGATGATCGCTTCCCCTAAATCCCTTTCTCTTTTGGATAAAAAGACCCAGGACTTTCCGGATTTGGCTTCCGTGACATTATCCGCAATCGCCTCTATTCCGGGCGACGAAGCTAGATCGATTTTGGAAAAATACGCGGAAAGCGATAATCCGAACCTGCACCAAGTGGCGGTTTCCCAATTGAGCGCGAGAAAGGACCGGGTTAGCGTCCCGTTATTGATCAGGCTCCTTCAGGAAGAAAATCCTTCCAGGAATAGGAAATTGATTCTATCCGCCTTGAAATCCGTGACCGGCTTGAAATATTCCTCGAAGAACGAATGGATCAATTGGTATACATTAAGTAATTCTAAAAAACATCCTTGA
- the cdaA gene encoding diadenylate cyclase CdaA, whose translation MDFLKNIPLFQNDKFGINVVLDILIVSFLIYQFYSTIRRTRGVQLLLGIGFIWLLGIFAQLLEFELLDWIIDNIRPALVFAIIVLLQPELRKITGDMARLKFFKPFLLKTVTDLDEIVEAAKIMAKNKTGSLIAIVRENSLKDIAEQAVQLDAILSTSLLLTIFKKNTALHDGAVIIEQNRIACAGAFLPMAQNLDDARMGARHRAALGIAEESDAVVVVTSEETGEISVCYDGEMIHPVKPIELKNLLNTILQEKKSSGEKRPEIEEKEDAGA comes from the coding sequence ATGGACTTTTTGAAAAACATACCGCTTTTTCAAAATGATAAATTCGGGATCAACGTGGTCCTGGATATCCTGATCGTAAGCTTTCTCATTTATCAGTTCTATTCCACTATCCGTAGAACCAGAGGGGTCCAACTTCTACTCGGGATCGGGTTTATTTGGCTTTTGGGAATCTTCGCCCAATTGCTGGAATTCGAACTCTTGGATTGGATCATAGATAATATCCGCCCGGCTCTCGTATTCGCAATCATAGTTCTTCTCCAGCCGGAGCTGCGTAAAATCACGGGAGATATGGCTCGCTTGAAATTCTTCAAGCCGTTCCTATTGAAAACCGTAACGGATTTGGACGAGATCGTGGAAGCTGCCAAGATTATGGCTAAGAATAAGACGGGATCCCTGATCGCGATCGTGAGGGAAAACAGCCTAAAGGATATCGCCGAACAGGCGGTGCAGTTGGATGCGATTCTTTCCACCAGTCTCCTTCTTACCATATTCAAGAAGAATACGGCGCTTCACGACGGAGCGGTTATTATAGAGCAGAACCGAATCGCCTGTGCGGGAGCATTCTTGCCCATGGCCCAAAATCTGGACGATGCCCGCATGGGAGCTCGCCATAGAGCCGCCTTAGGTATCGCTGAAGAATCCGACGCAGTGGTGGTGGTCACCTCGGAGGAGACAGGAGAAATATCAGTTTGCTACGACGGAGAAATGATCCATCCGGTCAAACCGATCGAGCTTAAGAATCTTCTGAATACCATTCTTCAGGAAAAGAAATCCTCCGGAGAAAAGAGACCGGAAATCGAAGAGAAGGAGGACGCGGGTGCTTAA
- the acpS gene encoding holo-ACP synthase: MKISVGNDIVENSRIRDLLDKHGERFLKRVFSETEIDYCSGRKDPVPHLSGRFCVKEAFIKAIEPGDKVSLDMREIELFGKDFGKKELVLHGKSKELFLEKGYSGVSVSISHAENYSTAVVVLYKE; encoded by the coding sequence ATGAAGATCTCCGTCGGAAACGATATCGTGGAAAATTCCAGAATCCGGGATCTTCTGGACAAGCACGGAGAAAGATTCCTGAAACGGGTTTTTTCCGAAACGGAAATCGATTATTGCTCGGGCAGAAAGGATCCGGTTCCTCATCTAAGCGGAAGATTCTGCGTAAAGGAAGCCTTTATCAAGGCGATCGAGCCGGGAGATAAGGTCTCCTTGGATATGAGGGAAATCGAACTTTTCGGGAAAGATTTCGGAAAAAAAGAATTGGTACTTCACGGAAAATCGAAAGAATTGTTCCTCGAGAAAGGTTATAGCGGCGTCTCCGTTTCCATCAGTCATGCGGAGAATTATTCCACTGCCGTAGTCGTTCTTTATAAGGAATAA